In the Topomyia yanbarensis strain Yona2022 chromosome 3, ASM3024719v1, whole genome shotgun sequence genome, one interval contains:
- the LOC131694118 gene encoding uncharacterized protein LOC131694118 isoform X2: MSSCVSSYHHLESVSGYDVKTVHEIKPYKVVPPEKLEDEVEAKLEALNKMLMEHQQLQQKAMQTRKTEVSYKTEIQAKADTVKEGGGSDVEIPNYEFGYGVKDPKTGDHKEQWEKRVGDQVKGTYKFAESDGTQRIVEYEADDKRGFEAKVKNVEKVELKEKPKGVEDIAHSYSYLKNYPN, encoded by the coding sequence ATGTCCAGTTGCGTTTCGTCGTATCATCATCTGGAGAGTGTCAGTGGATATGATGTGAAAACCGTTCATGAAATAAAACCCTACAAAGTTGTCCCACCGGAAAAGCTGGAGGACGAGGTAGAAGCGAAACTCGAAGCACTAAACAAGATGCTGATGGAACATCAGCAGCTACAACAAAAGGCAATGCAGACCAGAAAAACGGAGGTATCGTACAAAACTGAGATACAAGCTAAGGCCGACACGGTGAAAGAAGGCGGTGGATCCGATGTGGAAATACCCAATTATGAGTTCGGTTACGGTGTGAAGGATCCTAAAACCGGGGACCACAAGGAACAGTGGGAAAAGCGGGTGGGTGATCAAGTGAAGGGAACGTACAAATTTGCCGAATCGGATGGAACGCAGCGGATTGTGGAGTACGAGGCCGATGATAAGCGAGGATTTGAGGCGAAGGTGAAGAATGTGGAAAAAGTTGAGTTGAAGGAGAAACCGAAAGGAGTGGAGGATATTGCACACAGTTATAGCTACTTGAAGAATTATCCTAACTGA
- the LOC131694118 gene encoding uncharacterized protein LOC131694118 isoform X1: protein MKLLIVAILTMSSCVSSYHHLESVSGYDVKTVHEIKPYKVVPPEKLEDEVEAKLEALNKMLMEHQQLQQKAMQTRKTEVSYKTEIQAKADTVKEGGGSDVEIPNYEFGYGVKDPKTGDHKEQWEKRVGDQVKGTYKFAESDGTQRIVEYEADDKRGFEAKVKNVEKVELKEKPKGVEDIAHSYSYLKNYPN from the exons ATGAAG TTGTTGATCGTAGCAATTCTAACGATGTCCAGTTGCGTTTCGTCGTATCATCATCTGGAGAGTGTCAGTGGATATGATGTGAAAACCGTTCATGAAATAAAACCCTACAAAGTTGTCCCACCGGAAAAGCTGGAGGACGAGGTAGAAGCGAAACTCGAAGCACTAAACAAGATGCTGATGGAACATCAGCAGCTACAACAAAAGGCAATGCAGACCAGAAAAACGGAGGTATCGTACAAAACTGAGATACAAGCTAAGGCCGACACGGTGAAAGAAGGCGGTGGATCCGATGTGGAAATACCCAATTATGAGTTCGGTTACGGTGTGAAGGATCCTAAAACCGGGGACCACAAGGAACAGTGGGAAAAGCGGGTGGGTGATCAAGTGAAGGGAACGTACAAATTTGCCGAATCGGATGGAACGCAGCGGATTGTGGAGTACGAGGCCGATGATAAGCGAGGATTTGAGGCGAAGGTGAAGAATGTGGAAAAAGTTGAGTTGAAGGAGAAACCGAAAGGAGTGGAGGATATTGCACACAGTTATAGCTACTTGAAGAATTATCCTAACTGA